Proteins encoded by one window of Bacteroidota bacterium:
- a CDS encoding c-type cytochrome → MIVTKYIKIILLLIAIPFVFAACKKAGGDYPGDQYTFDMISSRAYETYSLNPELRDSMTAMMPVVGTVPYMGNAISGKSGDSLHMALNLPYTIPNSIEGYERAGLELKNPFTMADTKVVAEGKHFFDIYCAVCHGAAGDGKGFIVTEGKYTAAPPSYFDPLIMALPEGKMFHSVTYGKNAMQSYAYSLSKEERWKVITYIKSLQANHSSTQPAAVAVGDTINK, encoded by the coding sequence ATGATTGTAACAAAATATATAAAAATTATTCTCCTGCTTATCGCAATACCTTTTGTATTTGCAGCATGTAAAAAAGCAGGTGGAGATTATCCGGGTGATCAATATACATTTGATATGATCAGCTCACGCGCTTACGAAACGTATTCACTTAATCCTGAATTAAGAGATAGTATGACAGCGATGATGCCGGTGGTTGGAACCGTTCCTTATATGGGGAATGCAATTTCAGGTAAGTCGGGCGATAGTTTACATATGGCACTTAATCTTCCTTATACAATTCCAAATTCTATTGAAGGATACGAAAGAGCAGGTTTGGAATTAAAAAATCCATTTACAATGGCAGATACCAAAGTAGTTGCGGAAGGGAAACACTTTTTTGATATTTATTGTGCAGTGTGCCATGGAGCTGCTGGAGATGGAAAAGGATTTATTGTAACAGAAGGAAAATATACCGCGGCACCTCCATCTTATTTTGATCCTTTGATCATGGCTTTGCCTGAGGGAAAAATGTTTCATTCTGTAACCTATGGAAAAAATGCAATGCAGTCGTATGCATATAGTCTTTCCAAAGAAGAACGTTGGAAAGTGATCACTTATATTAAATCATTACAAGCAAATCATTCATCAACACAACCGGCAGCTGTAGCAGTTGGCGACACTATTAATAAATAA
- a CDS encoding DUF3341 domain-containing protein — translation MATKKIIYGLYEDETVLIKAVKTVRSEGMKIDDCYTPFPVHGLDDAMGLRHTKLHSAGFVFGATGTLTALTFILWITTNNYPVNYGGKPFLSLPAWIPITFELTVLFASVGMFLTYLYLNRLAPGVKPDIVDERTTSHLFAMTFEVDDHTTDQRKDEIKRVLAASGAVEIHEKEF, via the coding sequence ATGGCAACTAAAAAAATAATTTACGGTTTATACGAAGATGAGACCGTGCTTATAAAAGCAGTGAAAACTGTGCGTTCGGAAGGAATGAAAATTGACGACTGTTACACACCGTTTCCTGTGCATGGATTAGATGATGCTATGGGTTTGCGCCATACAAAATTGCACAGTGCAGGATTTGTTTTTGGAGCAACCGGAACATTAACAGCACTCACATTTATTCTTTGGATAACTACTAATAATTATCCTGTGAACTACGGTGGTAAACCATTTTTATCATTGCCGGCATGGATCCCAATTACTTTCGAGTTGACCGTTTTATTTGCTTCGGTAGGTATGTTTTTAACCTATTTATATTTAAACAGGCTTGCACCCGGTGTTAAACCTGATATTGTGGATGAAAGAACAACCAGTCATTTATTTGCAATGACCTTTGAAGTGGATGATCATACAACAGATCAAAGAAAAGATGAAATTAAAAGAGTATTAGCCGCAAGCGGAGCAGTTGAAATACACGAAAAAGAATTTTGA
- a CDS encoding TAT-variant-translocated molybdopterin oxidoreductase, with protein MAEKKYYKGLEELNQEPEFVQLNQLEFNEEIPVDFFDGKNDSLKSNRRDFLKMMGFSLTAATVAAGCEIPVRKVAPYVFKPEDITPGIATWYASSYINGGDYCSILVKTREGRPIKIEGNTDSKITKGGTSARVQASVLSLYDTSRLRNPMTKGERGFSNATWDDVDTAITGKLIANPNANIRILTSTILSPSTKKVFAKFTEKYPNTKVYSYDALSYSGMLMANLASKGKAEIPDYDFSKAKVIVSIDADFLGTWISPIEYTKGYIKTRKVSKENTNMSRHYQFESRMSLTGSNADYRVAVLPSELGTVALNLYDAITGNNASSGLKLKDEAKQSRLKEAAEWLKKNQGQSLVVSGCNDANVQLIVNAINEALGNYGKTLSFDNSNMMRQGLDNSVKNLISELNAGQVNILMVHDCNPVYDHAMGAGLAEAMAKAEMSISFAGNMNETAEKCNFVCPDHHFLESWNDAEPKKGYLSLSQPTIKNLFETRQMQDSLLAWCGAMTTYHDFLMQNWSDGVFAGSIDKSTSFNKALQIGLHQPENASGIALAIDNASAVLAGVAMVNNGTAAGTDVSSAAANISAMVKKSSGIEIQFYESIAIGDGRYADNPWLHELPDPVSKITWDNYLNVSPGWAKENNLTHGDVVTLTVNGKSVIVPVAIQPGQAFGSVSIAVGYGRTLIGKGGEGVGVNVYPLIDASGESVNYMASGVKVDATGENVKLAQTQTHFSLNDGLGQRRIVKETTLEEYKKNPLAGNEDRAEALAWQEVTFYPDYFGKKNGFNWGMSIDLNSCTGCGACVISCNAENNIPVVGKKEVIRSHEMHWMRIDRYYSGDPENPEVVYQPMLCQHCENAPCENVCPVGATNHSSEGYNQMAYNRCIGTRYCANNCPYKVRRFNWFDYGAADTFGAMNDPSGTEDLGMMEDLTRMVLNPDVTVRSRGVIEKCSFCVQRIQEAKLTAKKGNRELKDGEFRVACQSACPAEAITFGNNYDETSKLMAEAKDERTFGILEEFHWMPSVMYKTKVRNKDKADHKNEEALDIMDLYNYN; from the coding sequence ATGGCAGAAAAAAAATACTATAAAGGCCTCGAAGAATTAAATCAGGAGCCGGAATTTGTTCAACTTAATCAATTAGAGTTCAACGAAGAGATCCCTGTTGATTTTTTTGACGGTAAAAACGATTCATTGAAATCGAATCGTCGCGATTTTCTTAAAATGATGGGGTTCAGTCTTACTGCAGCAACAGTTGCAGCCGGATGCGAAATTCCTGTTCGCAAAGTAGCTCCTTATGTTTTTAAACCGGAAGATATTACACCGGGTATTGCTACTTGGTACGCTTCCTCCTATATTAATGGTGGGGATTATTGCAGTATATTGGTAAAAACCAGAGAAGGTCGCCCTATTAAAATTGAAGGAAATACTGATTCGAAAATTACCAAAGGCGGAACTTCAGCACGCGTTCAAGCAAGTGTTTTAAGTTTATACGATACAAGTCGTCTCAGAAATCCTATGACCAAAGGCGAAAGAGGCTTCTCTAACGCAACCTGGGATGATGTGGATACTGCCATCACTGGCAAATTGATTGCAAATCCAAATGCCAATATCAGAATTTTAACATCAACAATATTAAGTCCTTCCACCAAAAAAGTATTTGCAAAATTCACGGAAAAATACCCGAATACTAAAGTGTATTCTTACGATGCATTATCATACAGCGGAATGCTGATGGCGAATTTGGCGTCTAAAGGAAAAGCGGAAATACCTGACTACGATTTTTCAAAAGCTAAGGTTATTGTAAGTATTGATGCCGACTTTTTAGGTACTTGGATATCGCCAATTGAATATACAAAAGGATATATCAAAACCAGAAAGGTTTCAAAGGAAAATACGAACATGAGCCGTCATTATCAGTTTGAAAGCCGCATGTCGTTAACAGGTTCCAATGCCGATTATCGAGTTGCTGTTCTTCCATCTGAATTAGGTACCGTTGCTTTAAATTTATATGATGCAATTACCGGAAATAATGCTTCTTCAGGATTAAAATTAAAAGATGAGGCTAAACAAAGCAGACTTAAAGAGGCTGCGGAATGGTTGAAAAAAAATCAGGGTCAGTCACTTGTAGTAAGTGGATGCAATGATGCTAATGTGCAGTTAATTGTAAATGCTATTAATGAAGCCTTAGGAAATTATGGTAAAACCTTATCCTTCGACAATTCCAATATGATGCGTCAGGGTTTGGATAACAGTGTTAAAAATCTGATCAGCGAATTAAATGCCGGTCAGGTAAATATATTAATGGTGCACGATTGTAATCCTGTTTACGATCATGCAATGGGAGCAGGTCTTGCTGAAGCAATGGCTAAAGCAGAAATGAGTATATCATTTGCAGGAAATATGAACGAAACTGCGGAGAAATGTAATTTCGTTTGTCCTGATCATCATTTCCTCGAATCATGGAATGATGCGGAACCTAAAAAAGGTTATTTATCTCTTTCTCAACCCACTATCAAAAATTTATTTGAAACACGCCAAATGCAAGATTCACTATTAGCATGGTGTGGTGCAATGACTACTTATCACGACTTTTTAATGCAAAATTGGAGCGATGGTGTTTTTGCAGGTTCAATAGATAAATCTACTTCCTTTAATAAAGCATTACAAATTGGTTTACACCAACCTGAAAATGCGAGTGGAATTGCCCTTGCTATTGATAATGCCTCTGCAGTTTTGGCAGGTGTCGCAATGGTAAATAATGGCACTGCTGCTGGAACGGATGTTTCCTCTGCTGCTGCAAATATTTCCGCAATGGTTAAAAAATCAAGCGGAATTGAAATTCAATTTTATGAATCTATTGCAATAGGTGATGGAAGATATGCAGATAACCCTTGGTTACATGAATTACCTGATCCTGTTTCCAAAATAACCTGGGATAATTACTTAAATGTTTCTCCGGGTTGGGCTAAAGAAAATAACTTGACACATGGCGACGTGGTTACACTTACCGTTAATGGAAAAAGTGTGATAGTGCCTGTTGCAATTCAGCCGGGACAAGCATTTGGATCAGTATCAATTGCTGTTGGATATGGCCGAACTTTAATTGGAAAAGGTGGTGAAGGTGTTGGGGTAAATGTATATCCTTTAATTGATGCAAGTGGCGAGTCAGTTAATTATATGGCTTCCGGTGTTAAAGTTGACGCAACTGGCGAAAATGTAAAACTTGCACAAACCCAAACACATTTCAGTTTGAACGATGGCCTTGGTCAGAGAAGAATTGTTAAAGAAACTACCTTAGAAGAATATAAGAAAAATCCTCTTGCCGGAAATGAAGACAGAGCAGAGGCATTGGCATGGCAGGAAGTAACTTTCTATCCTGATTATTTCGGAAAGAAAAACGGATTTAACTGGGGAATGTCCATCGACCTTAACTCATGTACCGGTTGCGGCGCTTGTGTTATTTCTTGTAATGCAGAAAATAATATTCCTGTTGTAGGAAAAAAAGAAGTAATTCGCTCTCACGAAATGCATTGGATGCGTATCGACAGATATTATTCCGGCGATCCTGAAAATCCTGAAGTTGTTTATCAACCTATGCTTTGTCAGCATTGCGAAAATGCACCTTGTGAAAACGTTTGTCCGGTAGGAGCAACCAACCACAGTTCCGAAGGTTACAACCAAATGGCTTATAACCGTTGTATCGGAACCCGCTATTGCGCAAATAACTGTCCATATAAAGTAAGAAGATTCAACTGGTTCGATTACGGAGCTGCCGACACTTTTGGAGCAATGAATGACCCAAGTGGTACTGAGGATCTTGGTATGATGGAAGACCTTACAAGAATGGTTCTTAACCCTGATGTTACAGTTCGTTCCAGAGGTGTTATTGAAAAATGTTCTTTCTGTGTTCAGCGTATTCAGGAAGCAAAACTTACTGCTAAAAAAGGAAACAGAGAATTAAAAGATGGCGAATTCAGAGTAGCATGTCAAAGTGCCTGCCCTGCAGAAGCAATTACTTTCGGAAATAATTACGATGAAACAAGTAAACTGATGGCAGAAGCTAAAGATGAACGCACATTCGGAATTTTGGAAGAATTCCACTGGATGCCATCTGTAATGTATAAAACGAAAGTTAGAAATAAAGACAAGGCTGATCATAAAAATGAAGAAGCATTGGATATAATGGATTTATATAATTATAATTAA
- a CDS encoding c-type cytochrome: protein MLHKKPTTITRLLTCIILVTFLFTANQAFAGVAEGKTLFQEKCKQCHAVDKKMTGPALQNVKTRWSDSTNLYKWIKNSQGFLGTGDKYANALFKEYNSVMPAFPTLTDGDITDILAFIDEEAIRLATLATTTSGPVTTEAKKDNSTLYWILIIALLFIALILGRAVRYLDGLVRQKYEEGERDKTPIWKQKKYRPLVGIVGLLLLAFLSVAMWDSASSLGRQQGYAPEQPIAFSHKVHAGINKIDCRYCHVGAERGKAAVIPSLSVCMNCHYNIQGVTGTDPNYPKAIYDKEIAKIYSYIGFNTETMKYEKEPVPIEWTKIHNLPDHVYFNHSQHVKVAGLECQTCHGQIQEMDVVQQMENLSMGWCVNCHRTTNVNFTTNEFYKPYEVLHEKLKNGEMDAVKAEDIGATECQKCHY, encoded by the coding sequence GTGCTGCATAAGAAGCCGACGACTATCACACGCCTCCTAACCTGTATAATATTAGTTACGTTTTTATTTACTGCAAACCAAGCATTTGCGGGAGTAGCGGAGGGAAAAACCTTATTTCAGGAAAAATGTAAGCAGTGTCATGCCGTTGATAAAAAAATGACCGGTCCTGCTTTACAAAATGTAAAGACCAGATGGTCCGATTCCACTAATCTTTACAAATGGATCAAAAACTCACAAGGGTTTTTGGGCACTGGCGATAAATATGCAAATGCATTATTTAAGGAATACAACAGTGTGATGCCTGCATTCCCAACTTTGACAGATGGTGATATCACGGATATCCTGGCATTTATAGATGAAGAGGCTATCAGATTAGCAACTTTAGCAACCACAACTTCAGGTCCGGTTACCACAGAAGCTAAAAAAGACAACTCCACGCTATATTGGATTTTGATCATTGCCTTATTATTTATTGCATTAATTCTCGGGCGTGCAGTTCGATATCTCGACGGTTTAGTTCGCCAGAAATATGAAGAAGGTGAAAGAGATAAGACCCCGATCTGGAAACAAAAAAAATATCGCCCTTTAGTAGGGATAGTTGGACTTTTATTACTTGCATTTTTAAGTGTTGCTATGTGGGATAGTGCTTCTTCACTGGGCAGACAACAAGGTTATGCGCCGGAACAACCGATCGCATTCTCACATAAGGTTCACGCAGGTATCAATAAAATTGACTGTCGCTATTGTCACGTTGGTGCAGAAAGAGGCAAAGCCGCCGTTATACCTTCCTTAAGCGTTTGTATGAATTGCCACTATAATATTCAGGGAGTTACCGGAACAGATCCAAATTACCCTAAGGCAATTTACGATAAAGAGATCGCTAAAATTTATTCTTATATCGGTTTCAATACAGAAACCATGAAATATGAAAAAGAACCCGTTCCGATCGAATGGACCAAGATTCACAATCTGCCAGACCACGTTTATTTTAATCACTCACAACACGTAAAGGTTGCAGGTTTGGAATGTCAGACTTGTCACGGTCAGATTCAGGAAATGGATGTTGTTCAACAAATGGAAAATCTTTCCATGGGATGGTGTGTGAATTGTCACAGAACTACAAATGTAAATTTCACTACCAATGAATTTTACAAACCTTACGAAGTATTACATGAAAAATTAAAGAACGGCGAAATGGATGCCGTTAAAGCGGAAGATATAGGCGCAACGGAATGTCAGAAGTGCCATTATTAA
- the nrfD gene encoding polysulfide reductase NrfD, with product MFVSPLREPLILGNKTYKQISDDICAPVEGKPTTAWMIATTLSGLLALTGFTMIGLTITYGIGMWGLNKTVGWAWDITNFVWWIGIGHAGTLISAILLLFRQKWRTGVNRSAEAMTIFAVICAGLFPIIHMGRVWLAFFIFPYPNTRGPVWANFNSPLLWDVFAISTYFTVSLVFWYTGLIPDLATIRDRATTAFRKKIYNVFCFGWKGTAKNWQRFESISLVLAGLSTPLVLSVHTIVSFDFATSVIPGWHTTIFPPYFVAGAIFSGFAMVLTLMLVVRKVFNLEEYITLHHIESMNKIIILTGSIVGVAYITELFTAWYSQNQYEQYAFLNRSTGPYWWSYWGMMTCNVISPQLFWVKKLRRSVVFTFFMSIFINVGMWFERFVIIVTSTHRDYIPSSWTMYYPTYVEIFIYLGTIGLFMTLFLIFAKVAPVIAVAEVKSILKVAGDQYVGPNATQAQHHHDEHKELV from the coding sequence ATGTTCGTATCACCTTTAAGGGAACCATTAATACTCGGAAATAAAACCTACAAACAAATATCAGATGATATTTGTGCACCGGTGGAAGGAAAACCTACCACCGCCTGGATGATAGCAACCACCCTTTCGGGTTTGCTGGCATTAACCGGGTTTACGATGATAGGTCTTACCATTACTTATGGTATCGGTATGTGGGGATTGAATAAAACCGTTGGTTGGGCCTGGGATATCACCAATTTCGTTTGGTGGATCGGTATTGGTCACGCCGGAACACTTATTTCCGCGATCTTATTATTATTCCGTCAGAAATGGCGCACAGGAGTTAACCGCTCCGCTGAGGCGATGACCATCTTTGCCGTTATTTGCGCCGGTTTATTTCCGATCATTCACATGGGTCGCGTTTGGTTAGCATTTTTTATCTTCCCTTATCCGAATACACGTGGTCCTGTTTGGGCGAACTTTAACTCTCCATTATTATGGGACGTATTTGCGATCTCTACCTATTTTACAGTTTCACTCGTTTTCTGGTATACAGGTTTAATTCCCGATCTTGCAACTATTCGCGATCGCGCAACTACTGCATTCAGAAAAAAGATATATAATGTTTTTTGTTTCGGATGGAAAGGAACTGCGAAAAACTGGCAGCGATTTGAATCCATTTCATTAGTACTTGCTGGTTTATCTACACCACTGGTATTATCAGTGCATACAATTGTATCCTTCGACTTCGCGACCTCCGTAATTCCGGGTTGGCATACCACTATCTTCCCACCTTACTTCGTTGCAGGTGCGATCTTTTCAGGATTTGCAATGGTATTAACGCTGATGTTAGTTGTTAGAAAAGTATTTAATCTGGAAGAATATATTACACTTCACCATATTGAATCCATGAATAAAATTATTATTCTAACAGGTTCCATAGTGGGTGTTGCATATATTACCGAGTTATTTACTGCGTGGTATTCGCAAAATCAATATGAACAATATGCATTTTTAAACAGAAGTACAGGTCCTTACTGGTGGAGTTACTGGGGTATGATGACATGTAACGTTATCTCTCCGCAATTATTCTGGGTTAAAAAATTAAGAAGATCTGTTGTATTTACTTTCTTCATGTCGATATTCATTAACGTGGGTATGTGGTTCGAACGATTTGTAATTATCGTTACCTCTACACACCGCGATTATATTCCATCATCATGGACAATGTATTATCCAACTTATGTAGAGATATTTATTTATCTGGGAACGATAGGATTATTTATGACACTGTTCCTCATTTTTGCAAAAGTGGCACCGGTAATTGCCGTGGCCGAGGTGAAATCAATTTTAAAAGTAGCGGGTGATCAGTATGTGGGGCCAAATGCAACACAAGCACAACATCATCACGATGAACATAAAGAATTAGTTTAA
- a CDS encoding TonB-dependent receptor encodes MNSGTFRKIVFTAILFISIIWNFHAQSFTISGYVSDKNSGERLLSATVFNSKDFNGTISNEYGFYSLTLPRDTVILNFNYIGFTPQKIKFFLQQDTIINIDLISSNVLEEVVISAENNSEQFQERTQMSTIEIPIEQIRALPAFLGEVDILKTLQLLPGVSGGSEGSSGIFVRGGSPDQNLILLDGVPVYNASHLFGFFSVFNSDAINKVTLIKGGFPARYGGRLSSVIDIRMKEGNMNEFHGEGSIGVIASRLTLEGPIVKGKTSFMVSGRRTYIDLITRPIIQAQSEGDGVSGYYFYDLNAKINHKFSDKDRLYLSGYFGRDKAYFNNEYQYDEDSYRTEANGLFWGNATAVARWNHVFSNKVFSNLTATFTDYKFDIYSNYNDENEDGTNSFFGFEYFSGIYDWSLKYDFDFIPTPKHYLKFGAGITYHTFQPGATQFESDDIDIFTEGFELASENIYATELDLYIEDDWEVNDKLKMNGGLHASAFLVEEVFYKSLQPRISARYLINNDLSLKASFSTMTQYIHLLTNSGIGLPTDLWVPATDTVAPQRAFQPAIGIAYVFKKNYEVSVEGYYKKMNSIIEYKDGANYLFEGLKGWEDKVEIGEGQAYGAELFVQKRNGKLTGWVGYTLSWSNRQFPTINLGEVFPYKYDRRNDFEIAVIYKLNDHIDLSGTWVYSTGQPISLPIAKYEGVFNEVIYAYEGRNGYRMNDYHRMDVNASFHKEKKWGERTWNFGAYNLYNRLNPFFIYQQYDYITNKNNYKQVSLFPIIPSVSYEFKF; translated from the coding sequence ATGAATTCAGGCACATTCAGGAAAATTGTATTTACTGCAATTTTGTTTATTTCGATCATTTGGAATTTCCATGCACAAAGTTTCACTATAAGCGGATATGTGAGTGATAAAAATTCGGGTGAAAGACTTTTAAGCGCTACGGTATTTAACAGTAAAGATTTTAATGGTACTATTTCTAATGAATATGGTTTTTACAGTTTAACACTGCCAAGGGATACTGTTATATTGAATTTTAATTATATTGGATTTACACCGCAAAAAATAAAATTTTTTCTTCAACAGGATACTATTATCAATATTGATCTTATTTCTTCAAATGTTTTGGAGGAAGTTGTGATAAGTGCGGAAAACAATTCGGAACAATTTCAGGAACGCACGCAGATGAGTACGATCGAAATTCCAATTGAACAGATAAGAGCTTTGCCAGCCTTTTTGGGAGAAGTGGATATATTAAAAACATTACAATTATTACCTGGTGTTTCAGGAGGAAGTGAGGGAAGCAGCGGAATATTTGTTCGCGGAGGTTCACCAGATCAGAATTTAATTTTGTTGGATGGAGTTCCTGTTTATAATGCTTCCCATTTATTCGGTTTCTTTTCCGTTTTTAATTCGGATGCAATAAATAAAGTTACACTTATTAAGGGAGGATTTCCCGCGCGTTACGGCGGAAGATTATCCAGTGTAATTGATATCAGAATGAAAGAAGGAAATATGAATGAATTTCACGGAGAAGGATCTATTGGTGTAATTGCATCGCGCTTAACTCTCGAAGGTCCCATTGTTAAAGGGAAAACCTCGTTCATGGTTTCGGGAAGAAGAACGTATATCGATTTAATAACGCGACCAATTATTCAGGCTCAAAGTGAAGGCGATGGAGTTTCAGGATATTATTTTTATGATCTTAATGCTAAAATAAATCATAAATTTTCGGATAAGGACAGATTATATCTGAGTGGATATTTTGGAAGAGATAAAGCATATTTCAATAATGAATATCAATATGATGAAGATAGTTATCGCACAGAAGCAAATGGTTTGTTCTGGGGAAATGCAACTGCGGTGGCGAGATGGAATCACGTTTTTTCCAATAAGGTATTCAGCAATCTCACAGCAACTTTTACCGATTATAAATTTGATATTTACAGCAATTACAATGATGAGAATGAAGATGGAACAAATTCCTTTTTTGGATTTGAATATTTTTCGGGAATTTATGATTGGAGTTTAAAATATGATTTTGATTTTATTCCCACACCTAAACATTATTTAAAATTCGGAGCGGGAATAACATATCACACCTTTCAACCGGGAGCAACTCAATTTGAATCGGATGATATCGATATTTTTACGGAGGGATTTGAACTTGCCTCGGAAAATATTTATGCTACCGAATTAGATCTTTATATTGAAGATGACTGGGAAGTAAATGATAAATTAAAAATGAACGGCGGATTACACGCCTCTGCTTTTTTGGTGGAAGAAGTTTTTTATAAATCGCTACAGCCGAGAATTAGTGCGAGATATCTTATTAATAATGATCTTTCTTTAAAGGCGTCGTTCAGTACCATGACGCAATACATTCATTTGCTCACAAACTCCGGAATTGGTTTGCCAACCGACCTTTGGGTTCCTGCCACGGATACCGTTGCGCCGCAGCGAGCATTTCAACCTGCGATCGGAATTGCTTATGTATTTAAAAAGAATTATGAAGTGAGTGTGGAGGGATATTATAAAAAGATGAACAGCATCATCGAATATAAAGACGGAGCCAATTATTTATTTGAAGGATTAAAGGGCTGGGAAGATAAAGTGGAAATTGGTGAGGGACAGGCTTATGGTGCTGAATTATTTGTTCAAAAACGAAATGGCAAATTAACGGGTTGGGTTGGATATACTTTATCGTGGAGCAACCGTCAATTTCCTACCATTAATCTCGGAGAAGTATTTCCATATAAATACGATAGAAGAAATGATTTTGAGATAGCTGTTATTTATAAATTAAATGATCACATTGATCTTTCGGGAACCTGGGTTTATTCTACGGGACAACCGATAAGTTTACCGATTGCAAAATATGAAGGTGTATTTAATGAAGTGATCTATGCATACGAAGGAAGAAACGGATATCGCATGAACGATTATCATCGTATGGATGTAAATGCATCCTTCCACAAAGAAAAAAAATGGGGTGAAAGAACCTGGAATTTCGGAGCATATAATTTATACAATCGTTTAAATCCGTTTTTTATTTATCAGCAATACGATTATATCACGAATAAAAATAATTATAAACAGGTGAGTTTGTTTCCGATAATTCCGAGTGTGAGTTATGAATTTAAATTCTAA
- a CDS encoding DUF4249 domain-containing protein — MNLYQKTLSIIITILIFSSCEKVVYFEVETQENKLVVNSFIQPDSVGNMTISLSVDPLAVGFENVRVETAAVYIYKNEELIGNFVHLGDGNYFIDAASIDPQPGDDFKIEASAPGRETITAETSIPSEVIIEEAKIIDTIFVHVSYSAIDSMGNIFVIDTLVPHYKIQITFIDPSGEDFYSLKINYKDAFSETYTCFSTDDPVFTLDGDYGFGGEGDDMVTLCDEVFFTDITFEETKKTMTLSLLEIPTEFFIDPKFVLRLNHLSEAYYKYISTSSLQASNQDNPFGEPVTVFSNIVHGFGIFAGLNSSIAEIEL; from the coding sequence ATGAACCTATATCAAAAAACCCTTTCCATAATAATCACGATACTCATTTTCTCGTCGTGCGAGAAGGTGGTTTATTTTGAGGTGGAGACACAGGAAAACAAATTAGTGGTGAATTCTTTTATTCAGCCTGATAGTGTTGGGAATATGACCATATCATTAAGTGTGGATCCACTGGCAGTGGGATTTGAAAATGTGAGAGTGGAAACAGCGGCAGTTTATATTTATAAAAATGAAGAGTTGATAGGAAATTTTGTGCACTTGGGTGATGGAAATTATTTTATTGATGCTGCAAGCATAGATCCCCAACCGGGAGATGATTTTAAAATAGAAGCGAGTGCCCCGGGAAGAGAAACAATTACAGCCGAAACAAGTATTCCTTCAGAAGTAATTATAGAAGAAGCTAAAATAATTGATACCATTTTTGTACATGTTTCATATAGCGCAATAGATTCGATGGGTAATATTTTTGTGATTGACACCTTAGTGCCACATTACAAAATACAGATCACCTTTATCGATCCTTCAGGAGAAGATTTTTATTCACTCAAGATTAATTATAAAGACGCATTCAGCGAAACTTATACCTGTTTTTCCACGGATGATCCTGTATTTACACTTGATGGTGATTATGGATTTGGCGGCGAGGGTGATGATATGGTAACACTTTGTGATGAGGTGTTTTTTACCGACATAACCTTTGAAGAAACAAAAAAAACAATGACCTTGAGTTTGCTGGAAATCCCGACGGAATTTTTTATTGATCCTAAGTTTGTTTTGCGTTTAAATCATTTGTCGGAGGCGTATTATAAATACATCTCCACCTCCTCTTTACAGGCGAGCAATCAGGACAATCCCTTTGGTGAACCGGTGACAGTTTTTTCAAACATCGTACATGGATTTGGGATATTTGCAGGGTTGAATTCTTCTATAGCAGAGATCGAGCTTTAA